From Crassaminicella indica, one genomic window encodes:
- the minC gene encoding septum site-determining protein MinC — protein MYEENCVAFKGSKEGISIYFKRDSDYAKLKEQLIIKLESAKRFFKGAKVISIQGKILTDEERNEIKEIIHSRFGMIMVEKDEEIKKNEIKESKKVFEGIKEGNTKFVRATIRSGQSIKFKGNVVIIGDVNPGAEVVAEGNILVMGALRGLAHAGSSGNEKAFVAAFSLQPTQLRISNVISRSPDNELIKPMGPELACIKQGVVVIEPYLPNK, from the coding sequence ATGTACGAGGAAAATTGTGTTGCATTCAAAGGCAGCAAGGAAGGTATATCGATTTATTTTAAAAGAGATTCTGATTATGCAAAGTTAAAAGAGCAGTTAATCATAAAGCTTGAATCGGCTAAACGTTTCTTTAAAGGAGCAAAGGTTATTAGCATTCAAGGGAAAATATTAACTGATGAGGAAAGAAATGAGATTAAAGAAATTATTCATTCAAGATTTGGAATGATAATGGTTGAAAAGGATGAAGAAATAAAAAAGAATGAAATAAAGGAATCAAAGAAAGTATTTGAGGGAATAAAGGAAGGAAATACAAAGTTTGTTCGAGCAACAATACGTTCGGGTCAAAGCATTAAATTCAAAGGAAATGTGGTTATTATTGGTGATGTAAATCCAGGGGCAGAAGTAGTAGCAGAGGGAAATATATTGGTAATGGGAGCTTTGAGAGGACTAGCACATGCTGGAAGTAGTGGGAATGAGAAGGCATTTGTTGCAGCTTTTAGTTTACAACCAACACAGCTGAGAATTTCTAACGTTATTAGCAGATCACCTGATAATGAACTTATAAAACCTATGGGACCTGAGCTTGCATGTATAAAGCAAGGTGTTGTTGTGATTGAACCGTATTTGCCGAATAAATAA
- the minD gene encoding septum site-determining protein MinD, which yields MGEVIVITSGKGGVGKTTTTANIGTGLALEGKKVVVVDADIGLRNLDVVMGLENRIVYDIVDVVEGVCRLRQALIKDKRYDGLFLLPAAQTKDKNAVNPKQMQKLCNELKELFDYVLVDCPAGIEQGFKNAIAGADKAIVITTPEISAVRDADRIIGLLEAAELRNPLLVINRVRIDMVKKGDMMNIDDMIDILAIDLLGVVPDDEYIVISTNKGEPAVVGNVSMAGKAYRNITKRILGEEVPFLELQGQETFMSKIKKLFGMN from the coding sequence ATGGGTGAAGTAATTGTGATAACATCAGGTAAAGGTGGAGTTGGAAAAACCACAACAACCGCAAATATTGGTACGGGATTAGCTCTTGAAGGGAAAAAAGTTGTAGTTGTAGATGCTGATATTGGACTTAGAAATTTGGATGTAGTAATGGGATTAGAAAATAGAATTGTATATGATATTGTAGATGTTGTAGAAGGAGTTTGTAGATTAAGACAAGCTTTGATTAAAGACAAGAGATATGATGGATTATTTTTATTACCAGCTGCTCAAACAAAAGATAAAAATGCGGTGAATCCTAAGCAGATGCAAAAGCTTTGTAACGAATTAAAAGAGCTTTTTGATTATGTTTTAGTAGATTGTCCTGCAGGTATTGAACAAGGCTTTAAAAATGCAATTGCAGGGGCTGATAAAGCAATAGTTATCACTACACCAGAAATATCTGCTGTAAGAGATGCAGATAGGATTATTGGACTTTTAGAAGCTGCTGAATTAAGAAATCCATTGCTAGTGATTAACAGAGTTAGAATAGATATGGTTAAAAAGGGAGATATGATGAATATTGATGATATGATAGATATATTAGCAATAGATCTTTTAGGAGTAGTTCCTGATGATGAGTATATTGTCATATCTACAAACAAAGGAGAGCCTGCTGTAGTAGGAAATGTATCTATGGCAGGGAAGGCTTATAGAAATATAACAAAGAGGATATTAGGAGAAGAAGTTCCGTTTCTTGAGCTACAAGGACAAGAAACTTTCATGTCAAAAATAAAAAAACTATTTGGAATGAATTAA
- the minE gene encoding cell division topological specificity factor MinE, whose amino-acid sequence MMMDVFKLFSRESSSSKNVAKERLKLVLVHDRINCSPHFLEMVKEDILNVISDYMEIDEAGLDIKISKTKRSEDNAMIPALIANIPIKKMKTK is encoded by the coding sequence ATGATGATGGATGTATTTAAACTCTTTAGTAGAGAAAGCTCCTCAAGTAAGAATGTAGCAAAGGAAAGATTAAAATTAGTACTTGTGCATGATAGAATAAATTGTTCTCCACATTTTTTAGAAATGGTAAAGGAAGATATATTAAATGTTATTTCTGATTATATGGAAATCGATGAAGCTGGCTTAGATATTAAAATTTCAAAAACTAAAAGAAGTGAAGATAATGCAATGATTCCTGCTTTAATTGCAAATATTCCTATAAAAAAAATGAAAACAAAATAA